In Mycolicibacterium alvei, a single window of DNA contains:
- a CDS encoding SAM-dependent methyltransferase has translation MTRTDDDSWDITESVGATALGVAMARAHETASDTPLFTDPCAQMFLDAAVAQGWRPPAGAMAQRIRAIGNYAASRTKWFDEFFVAAGAAGIRQSVILAAGLDARAWRLPWLHDSVVFEIDQPQVLQFKEDVLAAHRVAPKARHVAVPIDLRQDWPKALQDAGFDTAEPTAWSVEGLLPYLPAEAQDLLFERITALSARDSRIAVEAFSDTFFSEEHLALRRERIEQMRARAADAGDDMPDPERLWFIEDRAYVPDWLSEHRWDAAALPADDLMARYHRVLPADTTEGTMSTEFVEGVLTEAYSR, from the coding sequence ATGACGAGAACTGACGACGACAGCTGGGACATCACCGAGAGCGTGGGTGCCACCGCGCTCGGGGTGGCGATGGCCCGCGCTCACGAGACCGCATCCGACACTCCGTTGTTCACCGACCCGTGTGCGCAGATGTTTCTCGATGCCGCCGTCGCACAGGGCTGGCGCCCACCCGCCGGCGCGATGGCCCAGCGGATCCGAGCCATCGGCAATTACGCCGCCTCCCGGACCAAGTGGTTCGACGAGTTCTTCGTCGCCGCGGGTGCTGCGGGTATCCGCCAGTCGGTGATCCTGGCGGCCGGACTGGATGCCCGGGCCTGGCGGTTGCCCTGGCTGCACGACAGCGTGGTGTTCGAGATCGATCAGCCGCAGGTGCTGCAGTTCAAGGAGGACGTCCTGGCCGCGCATCGGGTGGCGCCCAAGGCCAGGCATGTCGCGGTTCCGATCGACCTGCGTCAGGATTGGCCGAAAGCCTTGCAGGACGCGGGTTTCGATACCGCCGAACCCACGGCATGGTCAGTCGAGGGACTACTGCCCTACCTGCCCGCCGAAGCACAGGACCTGCTGTTCGAGCGCATCACCGCACTGTCGGCACGGGACAGCCGGATCGCCGTCGAGGCGTTCAGCGACACGTTCTTCTCCGAAGAACACCTGGCGCTTCGCCGTGAGCGCATCGAGCAGATGCGCGCCCGGGCCGCCGACGCGGGCGACGACATGCCGGATCCGGAACGATTGTGGTTCATCGAGGACCGCGCCTATGTCCCCGACTGGCTGAGTGAACACCGCTGGGACGCGGCGGCATTACCTGCCGATGACCTGATGGCGCGCTATCACCGCGTCCTGCCCGCCGATACCACCGAGGGCACCATGTCCACTGAGTTCGTCGAAGGTGTTCTGACCGAGGCATATTCGCGGTAA
- a CDS encoding monovalent cation/H+ antiporter complex subunit F, translating into MTTVWIVAAVMLTAAATITMFRVLAGPSTLDRLVALDTLIAVTMCGIGTWAAFSLDTTVTYSLTALALISFVGSVSVARFRVRDIDDPRPRRHPRPQPPRGQR; encoded by the coding sequence ATGACCACTGTTTGGATCGTTGCCGCAGTCATGCTGACTGCCGCCGCCACCATCACCATGTTCCGCGTGCTGGCCGGGCCCAGCACCCTGGACCGACTGGTCGCGCTCGACACCCTGATCGCCGTGACGATGTGCGGCATCGGCACCTGGGCGGCCTTCAGCCTCGACACCACGGTCACCTACAGCCTGACCGCGCTGGCGTTGATCAGCTTCGTCGGGTCGGTGAGCGTGGCCCGGTTCCGCGTGCGCGACATCGACGACCCCCGGCCCCGGCGACATCCACGGCCGCAGCCACCGCGGGGGCAGCGATGA
- a CDS encoding N-acetylglutamate synthase, CG3035 family, whose amino-acid sequence MSELPALGSRVSLRYQLPVGSAKPLTDVIGHLEQREPTVLIRTKDGALVDIAPTDIVSVRELSHAPVRASEIRALEHAAALAWPGVEQHWLGGWLLRAGRGITSRANSAIPLDVSAQIADLDAVRDWYRERDLPAWLALPERLLPIRTPGIKPARVMVRPLALAATAPNVTPAQPSTPSVTLAQQPDAQWRRSYERDVPVDVLTAVVDGQLTFATLPDRAVGRGAVTHAPDGTAWLGISSVRVAPAHRRRGHALAVCEALLSWGAEAGGRQAYVQVEVDNQAAIALYTSLGFRLHHQTRYVTADDALGSH is encoded by the coding sequence ATGTCTGAGTTACCCGCGCTCGGGTCCCGCGTCAGCCTGCGGTATCAGCTGCCCGTCGGGTCGGCCAAGCCGCTCACCGACGTCATCGGACACCTCGAACAACGGGAGCCGACGGTGCTGATCCGCACCAAGGACGGTGCGCTCGTGGACATCGCGCCGACCGACATCGTCAGCGTGCGCGAGCTGTCCCATGCCCCGGTGCGGGCCTCGGAGATCCGCGCGCTCGAGCATGCGGCGGCACTGGCGTGGCCGGGTGTCGAGCAGCACTGGCTGGGCGGCTGGCTGCTGCGCGCCGGACGCGGAATCACCAGCCGCGCCAACTCCGCGATCCCGTTGGACGTGTCGGCGCAGATCGCCGACCTGGACGCGGTGCGGGACTGGTACCGGGAACGTGACCTGCCGGCCTGGCTGGCCCTGCCCGAGCGGCTGCTGCCGATTCGCACCCCCGGGATCAAGCCGGCCCGGGTGATGGTGCGACCCCTCGCGCTCGCGGCCACCGCGCCCAATGTCACGCCGGCGCAACCCTCGACGCCGAGCGTCACGCTGGCGCAGCAACCGGACGCCCAGTGGCGCCGGAGCTACGAACGCGACGTCCCCGTCGACGTGTTGACCGCCGTCGTCGACGGGCAGCTGACCTTCGCGACGCTGCCCGATCGCGCGGTCGGCCGCGGCGCAGTGACACACGCACCGGACGGCACGGCCTGGCTGGGCATCTCCTCGGTCCGCGTCGCCCCCGCCCACCGCCGCCGAGGCCACGCCCTGGCGGTGTGCGAGGCACTGCTGTCCTGGGGCGCCGAGGCGGGTGGCCGGCAGGCCTATGTCCAGGTGGAGGTGGACAACCAGGCGGCCATCGCGCTGTACACCTCGCTGGGTTTCCGGTTGCACCACCAAACCCGTTATGTCACTGCCGACGATGCCCTCGGCTCACACTGA
- a CDS encoding Na+/H+ antiporter subunit D has protein sequence MTAQALIPLPVLIPALAAALTLVAGRRPHLQRLITQLALVAVVAVCAALVYLADRDGTLVLHVGGWGQTVPGMGPLGITLVVDRLSAMMLLVSAIVLLAVVAYAIGQGIRDGDERQPVSIFMPTYLVLSAGVCTAFLAGDLFNLFVGFEVLLSASFVLLTIGASEERVRAGISYVMVSMVSSLIFLIGIALVYAATGTLNLAELAVRLDDVPAGTRNALFSVLLVAFGIKAAVFPLSAWLPDSYPTAPAPVTAVFAGLLTKVGVYAIIRAHALLFPGGSLDAVLLVAGLLTMVIGILGAIAQSDIKRLLSFTLVSHIGYMVFGVALGNQLGMAGAIYYVAHHIVVQTTLFLVVGLIERQAGASTLHRLGGLATASPVLAFVFVVPALNLGGIPPFSGFIGKVALMEAGAENGSALAWTLVAGGVVTSLLTLYVVARVWTKAFWRARADAPEGHLAGAAPAVLLDDIEDIEYADRDSVGRMPAGMLVPTAALIAVGLALTVAAAPIFAYTERSAAEVLDRGQYVSAVLGGTSR, from the coding sequence ATGACCGCCCAGGCGTTGATCCCGTTGCCGGTGCTGATCCCGGCGCTGGCCGCGGCGCTCACGCTCGTCGCCGGTCGTCGTCCGCACTTGCAGCGGCTCATCACCCAGCTCGCGCTCGTCGCCGTCGTCGCGGTGTGTGCGGCGCTGGTCTACCTGGCCGACCGCGACGGCACCTTGGTGTTGCACGTCGGCGGCTGGGGCCAGACCGTGCCTGGCATGGGGCCACTGGGCATCACGCTCGTCGTCGACCGACTCTCGGCCATGATGCTGCTGGTGTCGGCGATTGTGCTGTTGGCGGTGGTCGCCTACGCCATCGGGCAGGGCATCCGCGACGGCGACGAACGCCAACCCGTGTCGATCTTCATGCCCACCTATCTGGTGCTCTCGGCCGGTGTCTGCACCGCGTTCCTGGCCGGGGACCTGTTCAACCTGTTCGTCGGTTTCGAGGTGTTGCTGTCCGCGAGCTTCGTGCTGCTGACCATCGGCGCCAGCGAGGAACGGGTCCGGGCCGGCATCTCGTACGTGATGGTGTCGATGGTGTCGTCGCTGATCTTCCTGATCGGCATCGCCCTGGTGTACGCCGCCACCGGCACACTGAACCTGGCGGAGCTGGCCGTGCGCCTCGACGATGTGCCCGCCGGCACCCGCAATGCGCTGTTCTCGGTGCTGCTGGTGGCGTTCGGCATCAAGGCGGCGGTGTTCCCCCTGTCGGCGTGGCTGCCCGACTCGTACCCGACGGCGCCGGCACCGGTGACTGCGGTGTTTGCCGGGTTGCTGACGAAAGTCGGTGTGTACGCGATCATCCGGGCCCACGCGTTGTTGTTCCCCGGTGGCAGCCTCGACGCGGTGTTACTGGTGGCCGGTCTGCTGACGATGGTCATCGGCATCCTGGGCGCGATCGCGCAGAGTGACATCAAGCGGTTGCTGTCGTTCACCCTGGTCAGCCACATCGGCTACATGGTGTTCGGGGTCGCGCTGGGAAACCAGTTGGGAATGGCCGGTGCGATCTACTACGTCGCCCACCACATCGTCGTGCAGACCACGCTGTTCCTGGTGGTCGGACTGATCGAACGTCAGGCCGGGGCGTCCACCTTGCACCGGCTCGGTGGGCTGGCCACGGCCAGCCCGGTGCTGGCGTTCGTGTTCGTCGTCCCGGCGCTCAATCTGGGTGGTATCCCGCCGTTCTCGGGCTTCATCGGGAAGGTGGCGCTGATGGAGGCCGGCGCCGAGAACGGGTCGGCACTGGCCTGGACACTGGTCGCCGGCGGCGTCGTCACCAGCCTGCTGACCCTGTACGTGGTGGCTCGGGTGTGGACGAAGGCGTTCTGGCGGGCCCGGGCCGACGCTCCCGAAGGGCACCTGGCCGGGGCGGCGCCTGCGGTGCTGCTCGACGACATCGAGGACATCGAGTACGCCGACCGCGACAGTGTGGGACGGATGCCCGCGGGCATGTTGGTGCCGACGGCTGCGCTGATCGCCGTGGGGTTGGCGCTGACCGTCGCGGCCGCACCGATCTTCGCCTACACCGAACGCTCGGCCGCCGAGGTGCTCGACCGCGGGCAGTATGTCTCTGCGGTGCTGGGGGGAACGTCTCGATGA
- a CDS encoding peptide deformylase: MAVVPICIVGDPVLHTPTEPVPVGPDGSLPADLPDLIQTMFETMDAANGVGLAANQIGVAKRLFVYDCAPTRGQVTRRRGVVINPVLETSEVPETMPDPDDDEEGCLSVPGENFPTGRADWARVTGLDADGSPVTLEGTDLFARMLQHETGHLDGFLYIDRLVGRHARAAKKTVKRNGWGVPGLSWMPGEDPDPFGH; this comes from the coding sequence ATGGCCGTCGTACCAATTTGCATCGTCGGGGATCCCGTTCTGCACACACCGACCGAGCCGGTGCCCGTCGGCCCGGACGGCTCGCTGCCCGCGGATCTGCCCGACCTCATCCAGACCATGTTCGAGACCATGGACGCGGCGAACGGGGTTGGCTTGGCCGCCAACCAGATCGGTGTGGCCAAGCGGTTGTTCGTCTACGACTGCGCCCCGACACGCGGCCAGGTGACGCGGCGTCGCGGAGTCGTCATCAACCCGGTACTGGAGACCTCCGAGGTTCCCGAGACGATGCCCGACCCCGACGACGACGAGGAAGGCTGCCTGTCCGTGCCGGGCGAGAATTTCCCGACCGGCCGGGCCGACTGGGCACGGGTCACGGGCCTGGATGCCGACGGTTCCCCGGTCACGCTCGAGGGCACCGACTTGTTTGCCCGGATGCTGCAGCACGAAACCGGGCACCTCGACGGATTCCTCTACATCGACCGCCTCGTGGGCCGGCACGCGCGGGCCGCGAAGAAGACCGTCAAGCGCAACGGCTGGGGTGTTCCCGGGCTGTCGTGGATGCCCGGCGAGGATCCCGACCCGTTCGGCCACTGA
- a CDS encoding DUF3263 domain-containing protein codes for MDGAMARTEQSGDDSDLGDGLTRREHDILGFERQWWKYAGSKEDAIKELFSMSATRYYQVLNALVDRPEALAADPMLVKRLRRLRASRQKARAARRLGFDITT; via the coding sequence ATGGACGGCGCCATGGCGCGGACTGAGCAATCCGGGGACGACTCTGACCTGGGTGACGGGCTCACCCGGCGCGAGCACGATATTTTGGGCTTCGAACGCCAGTGGTGGAAATACGCCGGCAGCAAGGAAGACGCGATCAAAGAGCTCTTCTCGATGTCGGCCACCCGGTACTACCAGGTGCTCAATGCGTTGGTGGACCGTCCCGAGGCGCTGGCCGCCGACCCGATGCTGGTCAAGCGGCTGCGGCGGCTGCGGGCGAGCCGTCAGAAGGCGCGCGCTGCGCGGCGACTCGGCTTCGATATCACCACCTAG
- the mnhG gene encoding monovalent cation/H(+) antiporter subunit G, with protein MNVLDILTAVLILSGSILSLTAAIGVVRFPDTLSRMHAATKPQVLGLLLVLAGAAIRLRGHADIGMVILTGLFTVITAPVIANRVGQLAYQEQNIRDDLLTRDELTEFGQTDSDDEN; from the coding sequence ATGAACGTCCTCGATATCCTCACCGCCGTACTGATTCTCAGTGGGTCGATTCTGTCGTTGACGGCAGCCATCGGAGTGGTCCGATTCCCCGACACCTTGTCCCGCATGCACGCGGCCACCAAACCGCAGGTACTCGGCCTGCTGCTGGTACTGGCGGGTGCGGCGATCCGACTGCGCGGCCACGCCGATATCGGCATGGTGATCCTCACCGGGTTGTTCACCGTGATCACCGCACCGGTGATCGCCAATCGCGTCGGACAATTGGCGTATCAGGAACAGAACATCCGCGATGACCTGCTGACCCGCGACGAGCTGACCGAGTTCGGGCAGACTGACAGCGATGACGAGAACTGA
- a CDS encoding LON peptidase substrate-binding domain-containing protein, protein MTVSPMFPLEVAMLPGQELPLRIFEPRYVAMVGDCMATPEPSFGAVLISAGREVGGGDRRCDVGAQALIVDCQEFGVGKYRLLCVMGERIRVQRWLDDDPYPRADIELWPDEPGEPADNARISDVEDRMVALLDLIGQARGTPIRSREIVESAGLDPENRLYALAARLPMGQADRYSLLAAPSEAARVEVLSEAVDSVTAMVEFQLSE, encoded by the coding sequence ATGACGGTGTCACCGATGTTTCCTCTCGAAGTGGCGATGCTGCCCGGTCAGGAGCTGCCGCTGCGGATCTTCGAACCGCGCTATGTCGCGATGGTGGGCGACTGCATGGCCACCCCGGAGCCGTCTTTCGGGGCGGTGTTGATCTCGGCCGGTCGCGAGGTCGGCGGCGGTGACCGTCGGTGCGACGTCGGGGCCCAGGCCTTGATCGTGGACTGTCAGGAGTTCGGGGTCGGCAAGTACCGGCTGTTGTGTGTGATGGGTGAGCGAATTCGGGTGCAGCGCTGGCTCGACGATGACCCGTACCCGCGGGCCGACATCGAACTCTGGCCCGATGAACCGGGTGAGCCGGCGGACAACGCCCGGATCAGCGACGTCGAAGACCGGATGGTGGCATTGCTCGACCTGATCGGGCAGGCCCGAGGCACGCCGATCCGCAGCCGCGAGATCGTGGAGTCCGCCGGCCTCGACCCGGAGAACCGCCTGTACGCCTTGGCAGCTCGGCTGCCGATGGGCCAGGCCGACCGCTATTCACTGTTGGCCGCTCCGTCGGAGGCGGCCCGCGTCGAGGTGCTCAGCGAGGCCGTGGATTCGGTCACCGCGATGGTGGAGTTCCAGCTCTCGGAGTAG
- a CDS encoding Lrp/AsnC family transcriptional regulator encodes MSPSAELERARTLLSDPGYTDLDAVDRQLIELLQADGRIPYAELGRRAEITEKTARRRVSRLLSEGYMTVAAVTDPAVLGFNALGLALLTVDGSRTPVELAAEIAELPEADYVTATTGPYGVVAELVCTDARELHDVAFGRIAALPGVRSVELLPYLRLHYQQARLSGALADGAVRPRPLDDIDRAILTRLAVDGRAAFRDFASALGLSETTIRSRYSRMVDTGAARVMCIAHPLRLGYRHSSWVAIRTDGRSGAQRVAEALTRLESVSYVALTAGRWDVLAEVVTARDEHLLNVLDESIRGLDGVTAMQAWPYIAVYYKAIHPREVSPEPCC; translated from the coding sequence ATGTCACCGTCAGCGGAGCTTGAGCGAGCCCGCACGCTGCTGTCCGATCCGGGCTACACCGACCTCGACGCGGTCGACCGCCAGTTGATCGAACTGCTTCAGGCCGACGGCCGCATCCCCTACGCAGAGCTGGGTCGTCGGGCAGAAATCACCGAAAAGACTGCGCGACGCCGTGTTTCGCGATTGTTGAGCGAGGGGTACATGACCGTCGCCGCGGTCACCGATCCGGCCGTCCTCGGGTTCAACGCGTTGGGTCTGGCCCTGCTGACCGTCGACGGATCGCGTACCCCGGTCGAACTCGCCGCCGAGATCGCCGAGTTACCCGAAGCCGATTACGTGACGGCCACGACGGGACCGTACGGGGTGGTGGCGGAGTTGGTCTGCACCGACGCCCGGGAACTGCACGATGTGGCCTTCGGCCGCATCGCGGCCCTGCCGGGGGTGCGCTCGGTGGAGTTGCTCCCCTACCTGCGGCTGCACTATCAGCAGGCCCGGCTGTCCGGTGCGCTCGCTGACGGCGCGGTGCGGCCGCGCCCGCTCGATGACATCGACCGGGCGATCCTCACCCGGCTCGCCGTCGACGGCCGGGCCGCTTTCCGCGACTTTGCTTCCGCACTGGGCTTGTCCGAGACGACCATCCGTTCGCGCTACAGCCGGATGGTGGACACCGGCGCGGCCCGGGTGATGTGCATCGCCCACCCACTGCGCCTCGGTTACCGGCACAGCAGCTGGGTGGCGATCCGCACCGACGGCCGGTCCGGCGCCCAGCGGGTCGCCGAGGCGCTGACCCGTCTGGAGTCCGTGTCGTATGTGGCGCTGACCGCGGGGCGTTGGGACGTCCTGGCCGAGGTGGTGACGGCCCGTGACGAGCATCTGCTCAACGTCCTCGACGAGAGCATCCGCGGCCTGGACGGGGTGACCGCGATGCAGGCCTGGCCGTATATCGCGGTGTACTACAAGGCAATTCACCCCAGGGAAGTCAGCCCGGAACCTTGTTGTTGA
- the sodC gene encoding superoxide dismutase[Cu-Zn]: protein MLKPVSVAVLFAAPVVALSACSPPGQVPSDTPGTTPAIWTGSPSPSAAPGEHGSGHGAPGPTGGETLTAELKTADGTAVATADFQFADGFATVTVETTTPGKLAPGFHGLHLHSVGKCEANSVAPTGGAPGDFNSAGGHFQVPGHTGHPASGDLSSLQIRADGSGKLVTTTDAFTAEDLLAGSKTTIMIHEKSDNFANIPPEKYQQVIGGAPGPDQATMATGDAGSRVACGVIGAG from the coding sequence ATGCTGAAGCCCGTCAGTGTTGCCGTCCTGTTCGCTGCCCCTGTTGTCGCGTTGAGCGCCTGCAGCCCTCCCGGCCAGGTGCCCTCCGACACGCCCGGTACCACCCCGGCGATCTGGACCGGATCGCCTTCGCCCTCGGCCGCTCCCGGTGAGCACGGCAGCGGGCACGGTGCGCCGGGCCCCACCGGCGGCGAGACCCTGACCGCAGAACTCAAGACCGCCGACGGCACAGCCGTGGCCACCGCCGACTTCCAGTTCGCCGACGGCTTCGCGACCGTGACCGTCGAGACCACCACTCCGGGCAAACTGGCTCCCGGATTCCACGGTCTGCACCTGCACTCGGTCGGCAAGTGCGAGGCCAACTCGGTGGCCCCGACCGGCGGCGCACCCGGCGACTTCAACTCCGCCGGAGGCCATTTCCAGGTGCCCGGACACACCGGACATCCCGCCAGCGGTGACCTGAGCTCGCTGCAGATCCGCGCCGACGGCTCGGGCAAGCTGGTGACCACCACCGACGCGTTCACCGCCGAGGATCTGTTGGCCGGCTCCAAGACCACCATCATGATCCACGAGAAGTCGGACAACTTCGCCAACATCCCGCCGGAGAAGTACCAGCAGGTCATCGGCGGAGCCCCCGGCCCCGATCAGGCGACCATGGCCACCGGCGACGCCGGAAGCCGGGTGGCGTGCGGTGTCATCGGCGCAGGCTGA
- a CDS encoding LytR C-terminal domain-containing protein, with protein sequence MNQRDSSGLPLRAMVMVLLFLGVVFLLVGFQALGSDDDSTDQSSSVSTSSSTTTTKTSVKAAPAPETKADVRVYNISDVAGAAETTANRLREVHWNVTETGNLTLEGVAGTTVFFGDTPGEKEAAEAVGKAIQAPVEPRRPELLEQPPGVIVVVTG encoded by the coding sequence ATGAATCAGCGAGACTCCTCCGGGTTGCCCCTACGTGCCATGGTGATGGTGCTGTTGTTCCTCGGGGTCGTGTTCCTGCTGGTCGGCTTCCAGGCGCTCGGCTCCGACGACGACTCGACGGATCAGTCGTCGTCCGTGTCCACCTCGTCCTCGACGACCACCACGAAGACATCGGTAAAGGCCGCACCCGCCCCCGAGACCAAGGCCGACGTGCGGGTGTACAACATCTCCGACGTGGCAGGTGCCGCCGAGACCACGGCCAACCGCCTGCGTGAGGTGCACTGGAATGTCACCGAGACCGGCAACCTGACGTTGGAAGGCGTCGCCGGCACCACGGTGTTCTTCGGTGACACTCCGGGCGAGAAGGAAGCTGCCGAAGCCGTGGGCAAGGCGATCCAGGCGCCCGTCGAACCGCGACGCCCCGAACTTCTCGAGCAACCACCGGGCGTGATCGTAGTCGTCACCGGCTAG
- a CDS encoding Na+/H+ antiporter subunit E: MRHFVLRIWLVCFLILVWVLLWGQVTAGNVASGLAVALVITVLLPMPSVPVEGKLHPLSLLKLIVVVGYYLALSSFQVAWMAIRPGPPPLVAVLRANLPALKSDLVLALAVNIFNVIPGTIVLEIDQARRILYMHVIDVGSESTVQRFYRQVDQIQRLLVAAFERESDWQPSAERGAGHA; encoded by the coding sequence ATGAGGCATTTCGTGCTGCGGATCTGGCTGGTGTGTTTCCTCATTCTGGTCTGGGTTCTGTTGTGGGGCCAGGTCACGGCCGGCAATGTGGCCAGTGGGCTGGCAGTCGCCCTCGTCATCACGGTGCTGCTGCCGATGCCGTCGGTGCCGGTTGAAGGCAAGCTCCATCCGCTGTCACTGCTGAAACTCATCGTGGTGGTCGGCTATTACCTGGCGTTGTCGTCGTTCCAGGTGGCCTGGATGGCTATCCGGCCCGGCCCGCCACCACTGGTCGCCGTGCTGCGCGCCAACCTGCCGGCTCTGAAGTCAGATCTGGTGCTGGCTCTGGCCGTCAACATCTTCAACGTGATTCCCGGCACGATCGTGCTGGAGATCGACCAGGCCCGCCGCATTCTCTACATGCACGTCATCGACGTCGGCTCGGAGAGCACGGTGCAGCGGTTCTACCGTCAGGTCGACCAGATTCAGCGCCTGCTGGTGGCGGCCTTCGAGCGGGAGAGCGATTGGCAGCCGTCGGCCGAGCGGGGGGCGGGCCACGCATGA
- a CDS encoding glutamate--cysteine ligase, with protein sequence MSSAQADSRIDFAGSPRPTVGVEWEFALVDADTRDLSNGAAEVIAEVGETPHVHKELLRNTIEIVTGICANTGEAMDDLRGTLGPVRKIVHDRGMELFCAGTHPFAKWSAQQLTDAPRYAELIKRTQWWGRQMLIWGVHVHVGISSAHKVMPIISSLLNHYPHLLALSASSPFWDGEDTGYASNRSMMFQQLPTAGLPFQFQAWSEFEGFVHDQKKTGIIDHLNEIRWDIRPSPHLGTIEVRVFDGVSNVRELGALVALTHCLIVDLDRRLDAGEQLPTMPPWHVQENKWRAARYGLDAEIILDSDSNERLVTEDLDELLNRLEPVAESLGCADELAAVTDIYRGGGSYQRQRRVAEENDGDLREVVDALVGELQL encoded by the coding sequence GTGTCATCGGCGCAGGCTGACAGCCGCATCGATTTCGCCGGGTCACCCCGGCCCACCGTCGGCGTCGAGTGGGAGTTCGCTCTCGTCGACGCCGACACCCGCGATCTGAGCAACGGCGCCGCCGAGGTGATCGCCGAGGTCGGTGAGACCCCGCATGTGCACAAGGAATTGCTGCGCAACACCATCGAGATCGTCACCGGAATCTGTGCGAACACCGGTGAGGCGATGGATGACCTGCGGGGCACGCTCGGCCCGGTGCGCAAGATCGTGCACGACCGCGGCATGGAGTTGTTCTGCGCGGGCACCCATCCGTTCGCGAAATGGTCGGCGCAACAGCTGACCGATGCGCCGCGGTATGCCGAGCTGATCAAGCGCACCCAGTGGTGGGGCCGGCAGATGCTGATCTGGGGTGTGCACGTGCACGTCGGGATCTCCTCTGCCCACAAGGTGATGCCGATCATCTCCTCACTGCTCAACCACTACCCGCATCTGCTGGCGCTGTCGGCGTCCTCTCCGTTCTGGGACGGTGAGGACACCGGATATGCGAGCAACCGGTCGATGATGTTTCAGCAGTTGCCCACCGCCGGCCTGCCGTTCCAGTTCCAGGCCTGGTCGGAGTTCGAGGGTTTCGTCCACGACCAGAAGAAGACCGGCATCATCGACCACCTCAACGAGATTCGTTGGGACATCCGGCCGTCACCACACCTGGGCACCATCGAGGTGCGGGTGTTCGACGGAGTGTCGAATGTGCGTGAGCTCGGCGCGCTGGTCGCGCTGACCCACTGCCTGATCGTCGATCTGGATCGCCGGCTCGACGCGGGCGAGCAGTTGCCGACGATGCCGCCGTGGCATGTGCAGGAGAACAAGTGGCGCGCCGCCCGGTACGGGCTGGACGCGGAGATCATCCTCGACTCGGACAGTAACGAGCGGCTGGTCACCGAGGATCTCGACGAACTACTGAATCGCCTTGAGCCGGTAGCCGAGTCGTTGGGATGCGCCGACGAGCTGGCCGCGGTGACCGACATCTACCGCGGCGGCGGCTCCTATCAGCGGCAGCGGCGCGTGGCCGAGGAGAACGACGGCGACCTACGCGAGGTCGTCGACGCCCTGGTCGGCGAACTCCAACTGTGA
- a CDS encoding Na(+)/H(+) antiporter subunit C codes for MTTVLIPLILIGGLTSAGVYLLLERNLTRMLLGLLLAGNAVNLLILTVGGAGGNPPIRGRTSNGATTTADPLAQGMILTAIVISMGIAAFVLALAYRSYRLTTVEEVSNDPEDTRVSQQREAEDEEDEIPQADISRDTDAPDELDALPGFEGSK; via the coding sequence ATGACGACCGTCCTGATTCCGCTGATCCTCATCGGCGGTCTGACCAGCGCCGGGGTGTACCTGCTGCTCGAGCGCAACCTGACCCGAATGCTGTTGGGCCTGTTGCTGGCCGGCAATGCCGTCAACCTGCTGATCCTGACGGTGGGCGGGGCAGGTGGCAATCCACCGATCCGCGGACGCACCAGCAATGGCGCCACCACCACGGCTGACCCGCTGGCGCAGGGCATGATCTTGACGGCGATCGTCATCAGCATGGGCATCGCGGCCTTCGTCCTGGCGTTGGCGTACCGGTCCTACCGACTGACCACCGTCGAAGAGGTCAGCAACGACCCCGAGGACACCCGCGTTTCGCAGCAGCGCGAGGCCGAAGATGAGGAAGACGAGATTCCCCAGGCCGACATCAGTCGCGACACCGATGCCCCCGACGAACTCGATGCGTTGCCCGGATTCGAGGGTTCGAAATGA